The Camelina sativa cultivar DH55 chromosome 16, Cs, whole genome shotgun sequence sequence GTATGAAACAGTGTGTCATTGAAGATATTCCTGCGGCTGCGGAAGAAGGTGCATAGATTTCTCACTCCtattttttcttaagtttcaGTTTTTAAATATCGTTCTCAACCAGGCTTCTTTGCTAAATAGTAGGACCTAAAATTTGTTATGGACAAGAACaataatgaatttatatatatatatatatgtaacccgTTTGACGGTTTGAGTCTTAACTTGGTCTATGTTATGAGCAGGAGATGCtaaaagcaacaacaaaactgTGTACTCCATTGGCCCAAGGCTTAAAGCATTTTCAGATTGGTTATTGAAGACTATGGCTGCTGGAAATCTTGGAGTCATTTTCCCTGCAGCTTCTCGTGAGTATGCCCCACTGGTTGAAGAGTTATGGAGGGATGCAGCGATCCAAGCTACATACAAGCGAAGAAGTGAGCTAGGACTCCTTCCCAGTGTCGCTAGTTACTTTTTGGAACGGGTAAATAAGTGTTTCACTATTTCTTTTGCACTCAATTTTCCGTTGGATATTTGGTTACTGGGAAGTGAAACTATGAGTTTATTAGTTTCCTAAGAAGCTGTTTTCACGTTCTTCAGGCTATTGACGTATTGACACCAGACTACGAGCCATCGGATTTGGATATATTATATGCTGAAGGAGTCACTTCGTCCAGTGGTCTAGCTTGTCTCGATTTCTCATTTCCACAGACTGCATCTGAAGAGAATCTTGATCCGTCCGATCACACTGATTCTTTGCTCAGGTAAGTATTATCTGATTccctttttgtgtgtttgtaacATTCAAGTCAGTTCGAACATGTTTGAAGACATTTTATTGTGCTTTTTTTTCAGGTACCAGTTAATAAGAGTACCCTCGAGAGGCCTCGGTGAAAACTGCAAGTGGATTGATATGTTTGAAGATGTTGGGAtggttgtgtttgttgtttccATGAGTGACTACGACCAGTGTTCAGAAGATGGAACCAACAAGATGCTACTCACCAAAAAACTCTTTGAAAGCATAATCACCCATCCCATCTTTGAGCACATGGACTTCCTCTTGATACTCAACAAGTACGATCTCTTGGAAGAAAAATTGGAACGCGTTCCTTTGTCACGCTGCGAGTGGTTCCAAGACTTCAATCCCGTGGTCAGTCGTCACCGTGGTTCCAACAACGGTAACCCCACTTTGGGCCAGCTTGCGTTCCACTACATGGCTGTTCAGTTCAAGCGGTTTTACTCTTCCTTGACTGGGAAaaagctttttgtttcttcgagCAAGAGTTTGGACCCGAACAGTGTTGATTCATTGCTCAAGTTTGCTATGGAGATTCTGAAATGGAGCGAGGAGAGAACAAACATCTGCTTGAGTGATTACTCTATGTACAGCACTGAGCCGAGTTCCTTCTCAAATTGATATTTTCACGTTCAACAAAGGAGTCTAATGTAAATGATAACTACTTTCTTGTGTATAGATTGCCACGTAGAGTTTTAACAAAATACTCACGCTTCAATTTACAGACAAATCTCTGTGTACTATAAACAGTTACAATTTAACTGATCTTATCCTTTATGTTACAATTGAGTTTTGTGGAAAATGTATCTAATTTGCTCTTCTGCACTCAACAAGACGTTCTTCACAATCCAACCTTGTTCTTGCATTTGTTTGTTCAGTGTGATAGAATCATCTCGTGCAGCAAGCTTACTCTCTCCTGTGAGTAAGGACCAATCCTGTGGCGTCAAGTCTGAAGATGTGTCTCTTCTCTTGATTCTATTGTTTCCAAGGGATTTACGGATGTAACATGTCTGAACATACCAACCAGAAAGTGTAATCAGATCAAGATGTACATAAATTTGTactaaaattgataaaaaaaaaacttagttgaGTCCTTTACCTGTAACAAACTCGTTATAATGTCCACACTGTTGGCTCCTTCACGCAAGCAAATGACAATTCCCAgctaaacattttacaaatggCGAAGATCAAACTAGAGAATCGTGGGGATCTGAGAACTTACAAATTAGCATATATAAAACTCACTTTTGGTATTCTTCTGAAACCTTGAAAGGAAAGTTCCATGGTTATGAAGTAGCCATCATCACTGCACAGTGATTGCATTACCATCATTGATAGTGCAGGAATCTGAGCCTTTGGATCTAAGCATCCAATTCTGATGGGCCAAACCCTTTTGCTACctacaaaaatacaaatcataTTTGAAACAATTCATCTTATTAATCAGTGATTGATAACTACACCATCTTAAGAGCCTTTAGaggtttattttttgtttttaacctcTACTCCCTAAAAGGtcaattccttcttcttcactcactTCGGCAGGGGAAGGTACTTGCCTGAATTCAATCCATCTTTCCAGAATTATTTCAAGCCTATTCtgataagaaaaggaaaaattaaaattataactcgGAAAATTCTCCATTGTTTGTCTGATCAACAATGTTATATAAGCTACCTTAGTTAATGTTTGCAGATTGATATGCTTGAGCCCTTGATAAATACCAAGGAGATCAAACGTGGAGAAAATTGGATATAAAACAAAAGGTAGACTTGCCTGCAATCTAGCACATACATTAGCAAGTCAGTAGATTCTAAAACGATCTCACAAATGAAATAACCCAAACTTTACTAGAATCATCTAACCTTTGGTTGTTTTGGAATAACATATTTAGAAGAACCGCCAGTAAGAGACCAAGGTTATCAAAACACACGGTTTGAATCTGAAACGTCACAAATTAAAATCAGGGCATATATTATGTGATACAAATGATATCAAGTAGGTTTCCTAAAAGAAACCTGCGCCTTTGCAGAGACTTCACCGAGGTTATCCGCTACAGCAAAGCTTCGATGTACAGCTGACTGCACATATCGATAGATCGgttgtcaaaacaaaaacactaaacATAAAAACACTTAGAGTCAACAATATGAAACCTTACACCGGTTGCTAAGTAGCATGACAGGCTAATCTGTTTAGCAATGTTGGCAATAGAAGCTAGCAAAAGGAAGTACTTTGGGAATACTGGAGTCATTAACTCAACTCCAATGCTGAGACTAAAGAGCACAGACGTCGAGAACCGAACTctctttgacaaaaaataaaatgagtATAAATAACAAAAGGTTCAAGAACTACAATTTGTTGAAGATAAACTCTACAAAAGTTAATATACCTTCAAATTAGTATCAAAAGCAGAAGCAAGACTAGCAGTGTATATACATCTACTTAACCGTCCAAGCCCATCTTTCAATATCCAATTAAAAGCAGCAGATGAAGCAAGTGACCGAGATTGTCCAATCCCTATGGCTCTAAACATGGCCTGCAGCAACACATGACTCAAGTTCATGACAGTACACCAAAATTCAAAAGTCTAGTAGAAGTATATGTCAATAAGTTACCTGAGTGGCAAGAACTTGCAGAGCAGAGCTGAAAACTCTGTGCAAAAACTTCCATTTCACATAACTTACGTAATTCTCACTGACTTGTTTCGGTATGAAAAAATCTTTTGCAGCTGAAGATGAAAGTCTTATAAATTTCAAGAACCCATCGTCGAGGCGGCCATCGTCACCAacaccatcttcttcatcaacacATAGCAGTAACTCCAAGGAATCACCTTTGATGAAGTACCTAGAAACTTTGCCAGAGGTTTTGATTGTGATTGGAAGACGACGAGTTGCGTTACTCGGAACTACTACGAGTTCTTCTTTCGAGACTTCTTCGTCTTGCTCGTAATCAATGGAAGTTCTCAGAGACTTGGCGAGTTTTCTTGAAGAAAGTTTGGGGAAATTGAAGATTGGGTATTGGGTTAGCGTTGATTTACATGGGTTTAGAAAAAGACGAGAGCTTGGATTCGATGAATGCATCAGAGTttcttagggttttagggaaggttttgcttcttcttcttcttcttcttcttcttcttcgttggttCTGTGAGTGGGAACGATTCTAGTGTATTGGGCTCAATATGGGCCTTGTACACTTTCTTTTTGGGGAAAACTGGAAAACTCATTTCAACTTTGTGTGAACCCAACTTTTGCTACCAGAgatactaaaaatattattagtatacGTTTTCtgtactaaaaaaaatcttaaatacaATATTAGATAATCTTCTCATATATTGCTacaaaacctttaaaaatttgaaaaaaataaactaatttgtACAGTACAAATGTTCAACTTGTTTATCcactttttttgaaataaatcccaattttatttaactttatattttcaaattagtcatttttaagcaaccatttgcacccttaatttacataatttaaaatatcagtaatcatatatatcactCGGGGTAACTCCGAACGCCCCAAGTGTGTCCCTTGTTTACAAGACTCCCCGTTGCTGCTCAGAATCTAACAAATGGATATGTGTCATGTCATGTGGAACATCATCATGTTTATGACTTTGTGGGCATTCTCATGATCAAACTAAAGAGAAACGTCGAAAATTTAAGAAGAATTTATATGCTAAAATTTAAACGAAACAACGTaaacgaccaaaaaaaaaaaaacaacaactcttAATAACACCAAATAAAACCCTTACAACACCTGTTGCAGCGGTTAATAGGTGAGATTAATTAGTGATGAGGTCTGAAAATGCATAACCACCACCTATTGCAGCGGTTAATAGGTGAGATTGGGAACATCCGGCAAAGTAACGTCTTCGGTTGATGGTTGCACCGTGATTCGAAGCTTAATCCCAAGCCTGAAAAAGACCGGTCTTTAAGCTTACAAAATAATGTACTCCTGGTTTTGTGAGCTAAACGAGATCGTGTCCCCTCTTGTATACAGCTACGGTAGAAGTTTGTTCACATGCTCTGAACTCAAGATCATCGCTGATTTCTCTAACGTTGTTGAGGTCCTTGTTGTATTTGAAATAGAGAGTATCTCCAACACGAAAGTGTTTCTTTTTACTCCACTTGTAATAATAGTAACTGTTGTAGAAGCTCCATCCTTTCTAATAACCTACCTTGTAGATCCTTCCTATCTtgctcggtggtggtggtggcggagaAATCAGACGTGGCTGTTCATGGAAAATGCCATTTTtcatattgtttgatatatttagtttccattttttaaaaatatcttaccaaaattgaattttttgaagtattatttactaaattttGTTGTCATATATtagtaattgttttcttttgcaatATTGTAGGGGTTaagtttgtaaataatttttcaaattagtATAACTAAATGGAGAGAACACAAActgtatataaacaaatatattttattttctctcgaGTTTAAAATCATCTCAATATTTGTTAATATGCAACCATAACAAAGTGGATTCATCTATTGAATtataaattgatatttaataatgatgtaaacaaatataattggaACCACATCTTGTAATCTTCACATtcactcttttatttttgtaacacATATTTTATGGACTATAATTCAAATGGTGATGAAAGGATAACAagttaaaattacataattaaaaagttatCTCAAAATTGGTTCGGTGGCGACCTAACCATTAAACCTTTTTAAGCCTCTAACAACACGTCTAGGGACCAGTTTTATTAGAGTCTCACATCACAAGTTACCAAAATTTATGGGCAACAATATAAGTGATGAGTGGCAATGCTTAAAACATAGGTCCAATTTTCTTTATTGTAGGATACCACCCGTAAATGTCTAGTCTcacaaacttcaaaaaaattattttctaaactaGGTTCACACTAATAGATTTTTCTCAGTATGAATAACATGATTCATGCTATTTTTACCAAAACTGTTGTAATTTTCTGTTACTTGTAAtagtttgataatttgatatgtttcatgttatattaatatttaataagatgaaccatttaaaaatataacaacacaTCACTTTTTACATGGTCCATCTAATTCGTAGATTTACATAATATCactatattcttaaaaaaaaaactttttgtttcataattgtACATCTGAaatctctatattattaagattgAACCTAAATAACGAATACTactcccaattttttttagttgtcattctagaatattttttttattttatgatagttgtcattttagatttctaatgcaaatgtttggtaaaaactaataattttatccCACCAATTGTTTTAATGTCTTggccaataaaaaaaatatatatatattaaagaatgagtaaaatagaaaatttagttatttttttaatttatgtgaaaaaaaaattaatgacaaataatttaaaacagaggaagtaatTATGCATACTATTTGGACACCCAAATCGagcaaaataaataagattattATGTGGACACCCAAATcgagcaaaaaaataaagataaacccaaaccgacacaaaattacttaataaaaaatttacaaaatttgtttttttaatttgtttaattttaggtttttttaaataatatgatatgGCATGTGATTGTATTttaattggttaattaagagatAGTGAATAAGAGAGGGATGAATccgatattttttttctttttttctaatagtCAAGGAGATTCAATTACTCTTACGAGCCCAACTTGCGGGCTTAGATCGTCGGCTAAATCGGCACATGCATCCGCTTAGTGCACTAACTGCCCATCATCAAAGCTTCTTCTTGGCTATGTGGTTTCACTTTCATTCAGCCGAAGGACTTTACTCATTATGTCTCACTTTAAATTATGCTTGCTTCACATGTGttttgaaaaaacaataaaaatttattgtctctcaataaaaaaacattagatgTACTCTGGAGTATTATTGAAAAGAATGAtacgaagtttttttttttttttttttttttttttgaataaaatgttaaatttgaaNNNNNNNNNNNNNNNNNNNNNNNNNNNNNNNNNNNNNNNNNNNNNNNNNNNNNNNNNNNNNNNNNNNNNNNNttttttttttttttttttcttttttttgaataaaatgttaaatttgaaAGATGATACGAAGTATTATTCATTATTGATCTTATAATGAAAATTACCACATACAAAAGAAAGACTAAGTACGCTTTTGTCTAGAGCATTGATCTCTTCCTTGAACTTAACCATTGCATCTCTTCCTTGAACTTAACCATTGCATCTCTGGGCAATGTAGTCATAATTTGAACCCCTCCAACCATCGCCTGATCCAATCTTGATGGTAGCAAGACCATACTAATTGTCCTAGCTGTTTCTGGGGGAACGACCTGGACGAAATTCACCCGTTCATTCAATCCGAAATCCATTGGTCCAAAAAG is a genomic window containing:
- the LOC104751981 gene encoding protein root UVB sensitive 4-like gives rise to the protein MHSSNPSSRLFLNPCKSTLTQYPIFNFPKLSSRKLAKSLRTSIDYEQDEEVSKEELVVVPSNATRRLPITIKTSGKVSRYFIKGDSLELLLCVDEEDGVGDDGRLDDGFLKFIRLSSSAAKDFFIPKQVSENYVSYVKWKFLHRVFSSALQVLATQAMFRAIGIGQSRSLASSAAFNWILKDGLGRLSRCIYTASLASAFDTNLKRVRFSTSVLFSLSIGVELMTPVFPKYFLLLASIANIAKQISLSCYLATGSAVHRSFAVADNLGEVSAKAQIQTVCFDNLGLLLAVLLNMLFQNNQRLQASLPFVLYPIFSTFDLLGIYQGLKHINLQTLTKNRLEIILERWIEFRQVPSPAEVSEEEGIDLLGSRGSKRVWPIRIGCLDPKAQIPALSMMVMQSLCSDDGYFITMELSFQGFRRIPKLGIVICLREGANSVDIITSLLQTCYIRKSLGNNRIKRRDTSSDLTPQDWSLLTGESKLAARDDSITLNKQMQEQGWIVKNVLLSAEEQIRYIFHKTQL